The Amycolatopsis nigrescens CSC17Ta-90 genomic interval CTGCCCGGCATCGTCGCCGTCGTACTGCTGGTGATCGGGTACTTCGTGGTGAGCCTGCCGACGACACCGGCCGCCGACGCGGAGCGCATGGCGAGCAAGTACTCGTTCACGCCGATGACGATCGCCATGCCGGACGCTTCGAAGCAGCAGAGCATCCGCAAGGTCAACAAGGCTTACGAGCACATCCGCGCCTGGATCTCCTCGGTCGGTGCCGGGGTGGCGATGAACGACCTCGACGGGGACGGCCTGCCCAACGACCTCTGCCTCGTCGATCCGCGCACCGACCAGATCGTGGTCACCCCGACTCCCGGCGCGCGATCCGACCGGTACGCGCCGTTCGCGCTGGACCCGGCGCCGTTGCCGATGAGCGACGTGATCGCGCCGATGGGCTGCGTGCCGGGCGACTTCAACGAGGACGGCCAGCTCGACGTGCTCGGCTACTACTGGGGGCGCACACCGATCCTGTTCCTGAAGGACCCGGCCGCGCCCGGACTGGACGTGCGGGCCTACCGGTCGGTCGAGCTGGCACCGGGGGACAACGCCGAGAACGGGGTGTACACCGGTCCGCAGTGGAACACCAATGCCGCCACGGTCGGCGACTTCGACGGTGACGGGCACCAGGACATCTTCATCGGCAACTACTTCCCCGACGGCCCGGTGCTCGACGACCGGATCGACGGTGGCGTGGTGATGAACCGTTCGATGTCGCACGCCCGCAACGGCGGCGGGAAGTACATCTTCCGGCAGACCGGGATCACCGCAGGCACCCCGGCCTACCTGTGCGCCGATGACGCACTGCCGGAGCAGGCGCGCGGCGGCTGGTCACTGGCGGCCAGCGCCACCGACCTCGACGGCGACCTGTTGCCGGAGCTCTACATCGGCAACGACTTCGGGCACGACTTCCTGCTGCACAACCGGTCGACCCCGGGCAAGTTCGAGTTCGCCGCGCTGATGGGACCCGCCACACCGGGCGTGCCCAAGTCCAAGCGGCTCGGCAACGACTCGTTCAAGGGCATGGGGGTCGACTTCGGCGACCTCAGCCACAACGGCAGGTACGACTTCTTCGTCAGCAACATCACCACGAGCTTCGGCATCGAGGAGAGCAACTTCCAGTTCATGAGCACCGCCGGGGACATGGCCGAGCAGCGGGCGAAGTTCCAGCAGGGCGTCGCGCCGTACGAGGACCGCAGCGGTGAGACCGGTACCGCCTGGTCGGGCTGGGGCTGGGACGTCAAGATCGAGGACTTCAACAACAGCGGCAGCCCGGTGATCGCGCAGGCGACCGGTTTCGTCAAGGGCGGCACGAACCGCTGGCCGCAGTTGCAGGAGCTGGCCACCGCGAACGACGCGCTGCTGGACAACCCGCTCTGGTGGCCGAAGCTGGAAGCCGGTGACGACGTCGGCGGCAACCAGACGATGCAGTTCTTCGCCAAGGGCGACGACGGCAAGTACACCGACCTCGCCGGCGAGCTAGGCCTCGCCGTCCCGGTGCCCACCCGCGGCATCGGGACCGGTGACGCCGACGCGGATGGCAGGCTCGACTTCGCGGTGGCCAGGCAGTGGGAAGCGCCGATCTTCTACCACAACGACAGTCCCGACACCGGATCCTTCCTCGGGCTGCGTCTGACGGACGAGACCTCCGGCTCGCCCGCGATCGGCGCGCAGGTGTGCGTGACCACCGCCGACGGACGCAAGTTCATCGGCAGGGTCGACGGCAGCAGCGGTCACTCCGGCCGCCGCAGCCACGAGGTCCACATCGGACTGGGCGAGGACGTCACCGGGCCGTTGCAGGTGAACTTGCAGTGGCGCGACAGCAGCGGCCAGCCGCGGCAACAGGACATCACGACGAGCACCGGCTGGCACTCGTACCAGCTCGGCGCACAGGCCAGGGAGAAGTGACGAACATGGCCGAGCAAAAAGCAGGCAACCCCCCGCGGCACGATCCGAAGGTGATCATCGCGCTGCGCAGGTTCGCCATTTCGATCACCATCTTCAACATTCTGGGTTACGCGGTGCTCGGGTTCGAGCAGCCGTGGTCATGGCCCTTCATCGCACTGGCCACGGCCTACGCCACGGAGATCGGCCTGGAGCTGATCGGCGCCAGGGCCGAGAAACGCCCGCCGCGCTTCGCCGGCGGCGGTGCCAAGGGCATGATCGAATTCCTGTTCCCGGCGCACATCACCGCGCTGGCGCTGAACATGCTGACCTATGTCAACACGCACTACCTGGTGATGATGTTCGGGGTGGTCGTCGCGGTCAGCGCCAAGTGGGTGCTCCGGGCACCGGTGCGGGGCAGGCTGCGGCACTACATGAACCCGTCGAACTTCGGCATCGTGGTGATCCTGCTGCTGTTCCCGTGGGCCAGCATCTCGCCGCCGTACCACTTCACGGAGAACGTGAACAACACCATCAGCTGGATCATCGTGGCGATCATCCTGATCTCCGGCACCGTGCTCAACGCCATGCTGACCAACCGGATGTGGTTGATCGGCGCCTGGCTGATCACGTTCGTGCTGCAGGCGGTGCTCCGGGGACTGATCTTCGACACCTCGATCCCGGCGGCACTGGGCATGATGACCGGTGTGGCGTTCGTGCTGTACACGAACTACATGGTCACCGACCCGGGCACCACCCCGTCCAAACCGGCCTCGCAGGTGGCCTTCGGTGCCGGTGTGGCGTTGTTCTACGGCTTCTTCATGATCGCGCACATCGCATACGGCCTGTTCTTCGCCACCGCGGCGGTATGCCTGGTCCGCGGTCTTTTCCTGTGGTCGCTGCATTTCGTGAACAAGTCGCGGCTGCAGTTCGAGGCGCAGCAGGGGCAGCTGGTCCAGGCGACACCGTTGCCGGCACCGGCCGTCGCCGGCAAGTCTGAATCCGGATCTGGGGCCGTGGCGGCATGAGAACGCGAGTGGCAAGCCGCGGCTCCCAGGTTGACCTGAGCGCGCACTTTGGCCGACAGGCCCCGCTATCGGGGCGGCGGGGCGCCCGGCTGCCCAAAGGTGGAAACACTCGGGTGTCGCGCCCTGTCGACACGATCGCGGTTGCGCGCAGACCCGCGGAGGGGTCAGCATGAGAACGCGAGTGGCAAGCCGGGTGGCGCGCACCGCGCCACCCGGGCCCCCGCGCCGGGCGACCTTCGGGCTGTTGCGGAAGTTGTTCGCCGATCGGCTCGCGCTGATGTCGGACGCCGCGGTCTACGGCGACGTGGTCCGCATCGCCATCGGCCCGAAGTCGCTGTACCTGGTGAACCACCCGGATCACGCCAAGCACGTACTCGCGGACAACAGCTCCAACTACCACAAGGGAATTGGCCTCAAGGAGGCGCGAAAGGCACTCGGCGACGGGCTGCTCACCAGCGACGGCGAGACCTGGCGCGAGCAGCGCAGGGCGATGCAGCCGGCGTTCGGGCACAAGCGGATCGCGAAGCAGGCCGGCCTGGTGGCGTCCGAAGTGGACGGTCTGGTGCGGCGGCTGGCGGCCCGCGAGGGCGGCGGGCCGGTGGAGATCTTGCACGAGATGACCGGGCTCACCCTCGGCGTGCTCGGCAAGACCCTGCTCGACGCCGAACTCGGCGGTTACGAGTCGCTGGGCCACTCGTTCGAGGGCGTGCAGGACCAGGCCATGTTCGAGGCCGTCACGCTGGGCATGGTGCCGTCCTGGCTGCCGCTGCCAAAGCAGCTGCGGTTCCGGGAGTCGCGGGACGACCTGCGCCGGGTGGCCGACGAACTGGTCGCGTCGCGCAGGGCGAACCCGGTCGAGGGCGGCGACGACGTGCTGTCCCGGCTGATCGCGTCGGCAGGGCGGGAGCCCGATCCGGCGGTGGGCCGCCGCCGCATCCGCGACGAGCTGATCACGCTGCTGCTCGCCGGGCACGAGACGACGGCGAGCACGCTGGGCTGGGCCTTCCACCTGATCGACGAGCATCCCGCGGTGCGTGCGCGGTTGCACGCGGAGGCGGTCGAGGTGCTCGGTGACCGGTTGCCGGTCTTCGAGGACCTGCACCGGCTGAAGTACACCGCGATGGTGGTGGAAGAGGTGATGCGGCTGTACCCGCCGGTGTGGCTGCTGCCGCGGGTGGCCACCGAGGAGGACGAGATCGCCGGGCATCGCATCCCGGCGGGCTCCGACGTCGTGGTCGTGCCCTACACCCTGCACCGGCATCCGGAGTTCTGGCCGGAGCCGGAGCGATTCGACCCCGAGCGGTTCGGCCAGGACCGCGCCGCGGGCAGGCCGCGCTACGCCTACATCCCGTTCGGGGCCGGTCCACGGTTCTGCATCGGCAACAGCCTCGGCATGATGGAGGCCGCCTTCGTGATCGCGATGATCTCCCGCGACCTCGTGCTGGCCAAGCCGCCCGGCTACCCGGTGGTGCCCGAGGCGATGCTCTCCCTCCGGGTGCGCGGCGGGCTGCCGATGCACGTGCGCAAAGCGCGGAACCCAGCCATCTGATCCCCGCGGGGTCGCGCCCCGCCCCTGAAAGGAGGAGAGCCCGTGACCACCCCAGCCGAAGAGCAGGACCTGACCAGCACGCTGGAAGCCTTCGCGGACACCATCATTCCCGGCGAGAAGCGGTGGCAGGGTGATCGCGCGATCGCCGGTGCCGCGGCGGGCCCCGGCGCGGTCGTCGCGGGCGCGCTCGACCTGCTGCACACCCCGGCGACCGGGGTCACCGCCGGGTTGCCGTACCTGGCCCAGTCGCTCGACGAGCACGCCAGGGCCTACGCCGGCGAGCTCGGCCTGGAACTGGACGACGCGGTGCCCCCGTTCGTGGCGCTGGCGTTCGAGCACCGCACCGCGCTGGTGGGGCGGCTGACCACTCCGGGGCATCCGGAGAAGGACGGCTGGGTGGGCCTGGCGCTGTTCTGCAACATGGCCTTCGACAGCGCGGCGCATCTGCACACCGCCGACGCGATCGCCGCCGGCCATCCCGGGTTGCTGGCGATGGGCTGGCGGGCGCCGGACGCCGATGGGCTGTGGCGCTTCCCGGACTACTCCTACCGCCGCGTGCTGGCGGACGTTCACCCGGACACGACGCCTTCAGGGAGCCCGGCATGACCGACAGTGTGGACCGTACCGAGGTTGAGCGCACCGATGTACTCGTCGTCGGCAGCGGGTTCGGTGGCGCGATCACCGCCTACCACCTCGCCGCCGGTGGCGCGAAGGTGACCGTGCTCGAACGCGGGCCTTGGCTGGAGGGCAAGGACTTCGAGCACGACTTCCTGCTCGGCTCGTCCTACACGCGGGCGTTCGACTTCGTCATCGGTGACGGGATGAGCGTGCTCGGCGGAAACTGCGTCGGCGGCGGCAGCGTGGTGTACTTCGCCGCGATGCCCCGCGCGCCGCGGTTCGTCTTCGACCGCCACGGCAGCGTCGGGCACCGGATGTGGCCGGCCGAGATCGACCGCGACAGCCTCGATCCCTGGTACGACCGGGTAGCCGAAGCGCTCCCGGTGGCGCAGCAGGACTGGGACGACGTGTCCTACGCCGGCGGGCTGTGGGCGGCCGCGTGCCACCGTGCCGGGCACACCGCGAACCCGGCACCGGTCGCGGTGGACAACAAGCTGTGCACCAACTGCAACTGGATGATGGCGGGCTGCCGGTTCGACGCGAAGCGGTCGCTGCTGACCAACTACCTGCCGGGGGCGCTGGCGCACGGTGCCGAGATCCGCCCCCTGCACGAGGTGCAGCAGCTGGAGCGCACCGAGGACGGCGGCTACCGGGTGCACTACAACGTGATCGACGACGAGGACTACCGGGTGCACACCGGCGGCGGCACCATCGACGCGAAGATCGTCGTGCTGGCCGCCGGTGCGGGTGCCACGCCGGTGATCCTCCAGCGCTCCAAGGCCACCCTCGGCGATCTGCCGCACGCGGTGGGCCGGTACTTCTCCGGCAACGGCGAACGGCTCAACACCGCGGTGCTCAACGAGGACAAGGTAAAGGACGTGCTCGGCCTCAGCCGCGCGGATGGGATCGGCTACCAGGCCAACCAGATCGGCAAGGGCCCGACCGTGGCCTGCTGGGACTTCCTGGACGGCGCGCTGCCCGAGTACGACCGCTTTTCGTTGGAGCAGCTGTACTTCCCGCCCGGACTCGGCACCATCCTCGCGCAGGTCCCCGGGGCGGACGCGCCGGCGTGGTTCGGCGTGCGGAAGCGGGAGATGATCGAGCAGTGGCGGTCGTGGCTGACCATCTTCCTGATGACCGAGGACGACAACGAAGGCGTGTTCGGCACCCCGCCGCCCACCGGCAACGCCTACCGCATCTCGCAGCAGATGCTCGGCCGCGGCCCGCTGCGCTACGACCCGACCGAGAACACCAGGCACGGCTGGGCGCTGGCCGACGCGGAGTGCAAGAGGATCATGGAGCAGGACGGCCTCGCCACGATCGCGCCGTGGACAAACGACGTGGTCGGCGCGTACACCGTGCACCCGCTGGCGTCCTGCCGGATCGGTGACGACCCGGCGACCTCGGCCCTGCATCCCAACCACGAGCTGCGCGGCCATCCCGGCATCTTCGTCACCGACGGTTCGGCGGTGCCCTCCGCGCTGACGGTGAACCCGGCCATGACGATCGCCGCGCTGGCCGAGCGCGCGGTGCCCGGCATCGTGCGTGCCGCACAGGAACGCGGCGTCCGGGTCACCTACGACGGCACCCTGCCCGGTACTCCCGGCGGGAACACCGCCACGCTGCCGTTGAGCGTGGCCGCGGAACGCTGAGATGGGGCATGCGAGGCTTTTTGCGCATGCCCCCATCGATCGGGTGCGGGTGTCCCGCAAGATTCTGAGGAGGCTCGCATGACGCCAACGCCGGTCCGGCTCGCGCTGCGCAGGTCGTTGCGCGACATCCGGTATGTCCGTGCCGTTCCGCCCCGCCGGGCCACCGGCACGGTCGGCGCGGTCTACACCCAGCTCGAGCGCGACTTCGGCCTGCTCGCGCCCCCGGTGGCCCTGCACTCGCCGGCACCGGCGGTGCTGGCCGCGAGCTGGCTCATGCTGCGGGAGTCGCTGGTGGCCTCCGGGGTGACGAGCAGGGCGGACAAGGAGGTGGTGGCATCCGCGGTGTCGCGGGCCAACACCTGCCCGTACTGCGTCGAGGTGCACGGCATGGCGCTGGCCGCGCTCGGCCGGCCCGGCGACGCCGGCGCGATCAGCGGCGGCCGGTTCGCCGGGATCGAGGACCCGGCGACCCGCGAGCTGGCCTCGTGGGCGCGGGACGGCACCGCGATGACCACCGAGGAAGCGGCGATCCCCGAGCTGGTCGCGGTCGCGGTCGTGTTCCACTACCTCAACCGCATGGTCAACGTCTTCCTCGGGCCGTCCCCGCTGCCAGCGGCGGTGCCCGGTTCCGCGCGGGCCACCGTGCGCGGGGTGCTCGGCCGGTTCCTCATGCCGCCCGGCACCGCGACGCCCGGCGAGTCGCTGACGCTGCTGCCGGCGGCGCCGGTGCCGGGCGACCTCGCCTGGGCACGGGGCAGCGAGACCGTCGCCGGCGCGTTCGCCCGCGCCTGCGCGGCGGTGGACGGGGCCGCCACCGGCGTGGTTTCGCCGGCGGTGCGCGAGCTCGTGCTCGGTGAGCTGGCGTGCTGGGACGGGCGGCCGCCCGGGCTGAGCCGGGCCTGGCTGGAAGCGGCGGTCACCCCGCTGGTGGCGGCGGACCGGCCGGTGGCAAGGCTCGCCCTGCTGACCGCGTTCTCTTCGTCCCAAGTGGACTCGGCGCTGGTGGCGGAGTTCCGGCGAAGACGACCGGACGATCGCGGGCTCGTCGAGCTGACCGGGTGGGCGAGCCTGGCCGCGGCCAGGACCTTCGGCGCGAAGTTGGCCGCGGCCGCGCACAGCGGGGCGGCCGGAGACCCAGCGCGTTGAAAACACCGAACACCGGCCGGTGCGCGAAGCTGCGCATTATCGCGATGACCGGCACGCACGATGTGAGAAGACCGCCGCCACGGCAGCGGGCCATGCTTGAAATTACCGCGAGAGCGTCCGCAGCAGGTCAGCGCATCGGTGACGCTCCGCATACGGAATTCTCGGCGAACTTCTTCGAGACATCGGAGTTCGGCCAGATCTTGGGAGTGCGGTGGAATGAGCGTTGAGCGGATTTCGATTGTCGGTATCGGTCTAAAATACCCGGACGCCGGCTCGCCGGACGAGCTTTGGGAAAACGTGCTGGCCGGTCGCCGTGCCTTCCGGCGGCTGCCCGACGAGCGGATGAACCACGACGACTACTGGTCGGCGGATCCCAAGGCACCGGACCGTTTCTACGCCACCAAGGCGGCCGTGCTCCGGGATTACGAGTTCGACCGGATCAAGTACAAGGTTGCCGGCAGCACCTACCGGGCGACCGACCTGACCCACTGGCTCGCCCTCGACGTGGCCGCACAGGCGCTGGCCGACGCCGGCTTCCCCGACGGTGCGGGACTTCCGCGGAGCACCACCGGTGTCGTCATCGGCAACAGCCTCACCGGTGAGTTCTCCCGCGCCGGCATCATGCGGCTGCGCTGGCCCTACGTCCGCCGGACGGTGGCCGCCGCACTCGTGGAGCGCGGCTGGGCCGAGGAGGACACCGCGAATTTCCTGCGCGATCTCGAAACGCAGTACAAGGCGCCCTTCCCGGAGATCGACGAGGACTCGCTCGCCGGCGGGCTGGCCAACACCATCGCCGGCCGCGTCTGCAACCACTTCGACCTGGCCGGCGGCGGGTTCACCGTGGACGGCGCCTGCTCGTCTTCGCTGCTGTCGGTGGTCACCGCCGCCAACGCGCTGGCCGCCGGCGACCTCGACGTGGCCGTGGCAGGCGGGGTGGACCTGTCGATCGACCCGTTCGAGGTGATCGGGTTCGCCAAGACCGGCGCACTGGCCACCGGCGAGATGAAGGTCTACGACAAGGACTCCAACGGTTTCTGGCCCGGCGAGGGCTCCGGCATGCTGGTGCTGATGCGCGAGCGGGACGCACTCGCACGGGACGCCAGGATCTACGCCTCGATCAGCGGCTGGGGGGTGTCCTCCGACGGCAAGGGCGGGATCACCCGGCCGGAGGCGGCGGGGCACCGGCTCGCGCTGCACCGCGCCTACGAACGCGCCGGATACGGCGTCGAGACGGTTTCCTACTTCGAGGGGCACGGCACCGGCACCGCCCTCGGCGACGCCACCGAGATCGAGGCGCTGTCCAGCGCCCGGCGCGCCGCCGACCCGCTGGCCGCACCGGCGGCACTGGGCACCATCAAGGGGAACTTCGGCCACACCAAGGCAGCAGCCGGGGTCGCCGGGCTGATCAAGGCCGCCCTCGCCGTGTACCACCAGGTGATCCCGCCGGGTACCGGACAGCTCAACCCGCATCCGCTGCTCACCGGGGAAGCGGCGGCGATGCGGGTACCGGTGGAGGCCGGCCCATGGCCAGCGGACCTGGAGATCCGGGCAGGTGTGTCCGCGATGGGCTTCGGGGGGATCAACTCGCACGTGGCACTGGCCGAAGGGCCAGGAGCCGGCCGGCGGAGCAAGCTAGACGGACGGACCACGGCGCTGGTCGCCGGCCGTCAGGACGCCGAGGTGCTGCTGTTCGACGCCGAGGACTTCGGGCAGTTGCGGGCGCGGATCACCGGCCTGCTCGCGGTGGTGCCGAAGCTCTCCATGGCAGAGCTGACCGACCTGGCCGGTGCCTGCGCCGCGGAGCTGTCCGGGAAACCGGTGCGCGCCGCCGTCGTCGCCGGCACCCCGGAGGACGCCGAGCGCAAGCTGGGCCGGCTGCTCTCCCTGCTGGAGATCGGGGACGGCACCGTCTTCGCTCCCGCCGACGGAGTATTCGCCTGCCACCGGACGCACGGCCCGAACATCGGGTATCTGTTCCCCGGTCAGGGTTCCGGCCGGGGAGCCGTCGGTGCGCTGCGCCGCCGGTTCCCGGTCGCCGACGAGATCTTCCGGCTCGCCGGCCTGCCTTCGGACGGCGACCAGGTGGCGACCGAGGTGGCGCAGCCGCGCATCGTGACCGGCTCGCTGGCCGCGCTGCGGGTGCTGCGCCGGCTCGGCATCGAAGCGAGCACGGTGACCGGGCACAGCCTCGGTGAGCTGACCGCCCTGCACTGGGGCGGCGCGATGGACGAGCAGCAGGTGCTGCGGCTGGCGCGGATCCGCGGCGCGGTGATGGCCACCGCCAGCGACGGCGGCGGCGCGATGGCGGGGATCGCCGCCGAGCCGGGGCTGACCGGAGACCTGATCGGGGACGCCGAGGTGGTCATCGCCGGGTACAACGCCCCGGAGCAGACCGTGGTCTCCGGCCCGGCGGCCGCGGTGGACCTGGTGTGCGAGCGGGCCCGCGCCCATGGCGTCACCGCGACCAGGATCAACGTCTCGCACGCCTTCCATTCCCCCGCGGTGGAGCCCGCCGCGGCGGCGATGACCGAGCAGCTCGCCGAGTTCGACTTCGCCAGGGTGGAGCGGCCGGTGGTGTCCACGGTCACCGGGGACGTGCTGTACTCCGCGGAAAACCTGCCGGAGCTGCTCCGCGACCAGGTGGTGCTGCCGGTGCGGTTCCGCGAGGCGGCGGCCAAGGTGGCCGAGCGCAGCGACCTGGTGATCGAGGTCGGGCCCGGCCGGGTACTGGCCAGGCTGCTCGAAGAAATCGCGCCAGGTACCCCGGTGCTCTCGGTGGACACCGACTCCGGTTCGCTCGGCGCCCTGCTGCGGGTGGTCGGTGCGGCCTTCGCCTTCGGCGCTCCGGTGGACACCGCGGCCCTGTTCGCGAACCGGGTGCTGCGGCCGGTGCCGCTGGACGGGCGGATGACCTTCCTGGCCAGCCCCTGCGAGCAGGCCCCCGCCCTCGATGCCGGCCTGGCGCCGGTGGCGGATGCGGCGGCCAGTCCGTCCACTTCGGACAAGTCGGCGGTGGCGGGGGAACCGTCCGGCGGCGGGAACTCCACTTTGGACCTTCTGTGCAAGCTGGCCGCCGACCGGGTGGAGCTCCCGCTGGAGACCGTCACCGCGGACACGCATCCGCTGGACGACCTGCACCTCAGCTCGATCACCGTGGGGCAGCTCGTGAACGACGTCACCCGCGCGCTGGACTATCCGCCGCTGGAGGGCATGCCGAACTTCGCGACGGTCTGCCTCGGCGAACTGGCGGAGATGATCGACGAGCTGGCGCAGACCGCGAAACCCGGCGACTCCACCGTCCAGGGCGAGGTGCCGGGGGTCGGGCCGTGGGTGCGGCCGTTCGCGGTGGAGTACGTGCCGGCACCGCGCCCGGTGGTCGACACCGGCGCCACCGCCGGTT includes:
- a CDS encoding cytochrome P450 — its product is MRTRVASRVARTAPPGPPRRATFGLLRKLFADRLALMSDAAVYGDVVRIAIGPKSLYLVNHPDHAKHVLADNSSNYHKGIGLKEARKALGDGLLTSDGETWREQRRAMQPAFGHKRIAKQAGLVASEVDGLVRRLAAREGGGPVEILHEMTGLTLGVLGKTLLDAELGGYESLGHSFEGVQDQAMFEAVTLGMVPSWLPLPKQLRFRESRDDLRRVADELVASRRANPVEGGDDVLSRLIASAGREPDPAVGRRRIRDELITLLLAGHETTASTLGWAFHLIDEHPAVRARLHAEAVEVLGDRLPVFEDLHRLKYTAMVVEEVMRLYPPVWLLPRVATEEDEIAGHRIPAGSDVVVVPYTLHRHPEFWPEPERFDPERFGQDRAAGRPRYAYIPFGAGPRFCIGNSLGMMEAAFVIAMISRDLVLAKPPGYPVVPEAMLSLRVRGGLPMHVRKARNPAI
- a CDS encoding enediyne biosynthesis protein, whose amino-acid sequence is MAEQKAGNPPRHDPKVIIALRRFAISITIFNILGYAVLGFEQPWSWPFIALATAYATEIGLELIGARAEKRPPRFAGGGAKGMIEFLFPAHITALALNMLTYVNTHYLVMMFGVVVAVSAKWVLRAPVRGRLRHYMNPSNFGIVVILLLFPWASISPPYHFTENVNNTISWIIVAIILISGTVLNAMLTNRMWLIGAWLITFVLQAVLRGLIFDTSIPAALGMMTGVAFVLYTNYMVTDPGTTPSKPASQVAFGAGVALFYGFFMIAHIAYGLFFATAAVCLVRGLFLWSLHFVNKSRLQFEAQQGQLVQATPLPAPAVAGKSESGSGAVAA
- a CDS encoding DUF5987 family protein, with the protein product MTTPAEEQDLTSTLEAFADTIIPGEKRWQGDRAIAGAAAGPGAVVAGALDLLHTPATGVTAGLPYLAQSLDEHARAYAGELGLELDDAVPPFVALAFEHRTALVGRLTTPGHPEKDGWVGLALFCNMAFDSAAHLHTADAIAAGHPGLLAMGWRAPDADGLWRFPDYSYRRVLADVHPDTTPSGSPA
- a CDS encoding carboxymuconolactone decarboxylase family protein — translated: MTPTPVRLALRRSLRDIRYVRAVPPRRATGTVGAVYTQLERDFGLLAPPVALHSPAPAVLAASWLMLRESLVASGVTSRADKEVVASAVSRANTCPYCVEVHGMALAALGRPGDAGAISGGRFAGIEDPATRELASWARDGTAMTTEEAAIPELVAVAVVFHYLNRMVNVFLGPSPLPAAVPGSARATVRGVLGRFLMPPGTATPGESLTLLPAAPVPGDLAWARGSETVAGAFARACAAVDGAATGVVSPAVRELVLGELACWDGRPPGLSRAWLEAAVTPLVAADRPVARLALLTAFSSSQVDSALVAEFRRRRPDDRGLVELTGWASLAAARTFGAKLAAAAHSGAAGDPAR
- a CDS encoding FAD-dependent oxidoreductase: MTDSVDRTEVERTDVLVVGSGFGGAITAYHLAAGGAKVTVLERGPWLEGKDFEHDFLLGSSYTRAFDFVIGDGMSVLGGNCVGGGSVVYFAAMPRAPRFVFDRHGSVGHRMWPAEIDRDSLDPWYDRVAEALPVAQQDWDDVSYAGGLWAAACHRAGHTANPAPVAVDNKLCTNCNWMMAGCRFDAKRSLLTNYLPGALAHGAEIRPLHEVQQLERTEDGGYRVHYNVIDDEDYRVHTGGGTIDAKIVVLAAGAGATPVILQRSKATLGDLPHAVGRYFSGNGERLNTAVLNEDKVKDVLGLSRADGIGYQANQIGKGPTVACWDFLDGALPEYDRFSLEQLYFPPGLGTILAQVPGADAPAWFGVRKREMIEQWRSWLTIFLMTEDDNEGVFGTPPPTGNAYRISQQMLGRGPLRYDPTENTRHGWALADAECKRIMEQDGLATIAPWTNDVVGAYTVHPLASCRIGDDPATSALHPNHELRGHPGIFVTDGSAVPSALTVNPAMTIAALAERAVPGIVRAAQERGVRVTYDGTLPGTPGGNTATLPLSVAAER
- a CDS encoding CRTAC1 family protein produces the protein MSTTVNRIRRQLPGIVAVVLLVIGYFVVSLPTTPAADAERMASKYSFTPMTIAMPDASKQQSIRKVNKAYEHIRAWISSVGAGVAMNDLDGDGLPNDLCLVDPRTDQIVVTPTPGARSDRYAPFALDPAPLPMSDVIAPMGCVPGDFNEDGQLDVLGYYWGRTPILFLKDPAAPGLDVRAYRSVELAPGDNAENGVYTGPQWNTNAATVGDFDGDGHQDIFIGNYFPDGPVLDDRIDGGVVMNRSMSHARNGGGKYIFRQTGITAGTPAYLCADDALPEQARGGWSLAASATDLDGDLLPELYIGNDFGHDFLLHNRSTPGKFEFAALMGPATPGVPKSKRLGNDSFKGMGVDFGDLSHNGRYDFFVSNITTSFGIEESNFQFMSTAGDMAEQRAKFQQGVAPYEDRSGETGTAWSGWGWDVKIEDFNNSGSPVIAQATGFVKGGTNRWPQLQELATANDALLDNPLWWPKLEAGDDVGGNQTMQFFAKGDDGKYTDLAGELGLAVPVPTRGIGTGDADADGRLDFAVARQWEAPIFYHNDSPDTGSFLGLRLTDETSGSPAIGAQVCVTTADGRKFIGRVDGSSGHSGRRSHEVHIGLGEDVTGPLQVNLQWRDSSGQPRQQDITTSTGWHSYQLGAQAREK